The Dermochelys coriacea isolate rDerCor1 chromosome 7, rDerCor1.pri.v4, whole genome shotgun sequence genome window below encodes:
- the LOC119858807 gene encoding LOW QUALITY PROTEIN: inter-alpha-trypsin inhibitor heavy chain H4-like (The sequence of the model RefSeq protein was modified relative to this genomic sequence to represent the inferred CDS: deleted 1 base in 1 codon), with translation MEGRAFVALLVISSLIVLAENTDHKNAIEIYSLHVDSTVTSRFAHTVITSRLVNKVNESQEAVFEVELPKTAFITNFSMSIDGETYPGTIKEKASAQEQYDIAVSHGQSAGLVKTTERKLEQFHVSVNVASDSKVTFELIYEELLKRQLGKYELLYKVRPKQLVKHFQIDVHIFEPQGINFLETDSTFMTNELTEALTKVQNETKAHILFKPTIAQQKKSPELEETILDGDFIIRYDVKRSVSAGDIQIVNGYFVHYFAPSEMPTFPKNVIFVVDQSGSMSGRKIEQTRDALLKILEDLRPEDHFSLITFNSLVTEWKNTLLQATGQNVESAKRYVKTIMARGGTDISSALLTAANTLDKANYAEILQAHSISMIILLTDGQPTVGVQGVEIIQQNIQKAIKGKYVLYCLGFGFDVSYKFLEKMALDNGGIARRIYEDSDSDLQLQGFYQEVATPILKDIEIQYPENSILELTQNSFKLFFDGSEIVVAGKIDNELDVLPVEIQAQSHTSNLIFKDKANVREKEKVFQHQKYIFGNFIERLWAYLTIQQLLEKSISAQEEQQKNQHVARALELSLKYSFVTPLTSLVVTKPDDQQKLQLANKPTESDNEKSRFTGFSGNKRSKIHKKKVLSYRRHHDESMLRSDGYFDVSLARDYSQRVPKTGQRAILLDMTEQSPDIFRTVQTPQLLINEYPHFLLQLPRQNDVICLNTDGQPQTSINLISDPDKGICVTGKLGRNRNHFVLFEITYLDPHVQLHVSKEGIMLSYGGHTTKLPWAKSASSTIQRLKIAVEKDRSLTMSASDNITIKIAFVKSPNRFLGLYFMDTDHFSDKASGLLGQFYFDTRLESNPGASQREDERVLSVHGQKHRVTRQYKKDYRLESATGTISCWSLRIIP, from the exons ATGGAAGGGCGAGCATTTGTCGCACTGCTGGTCATTTCCTCACTTATAGTGTTAGCAGAAAATACTGATCACAAG aatgccATTGAAATCTACAGCCTGCATGTGGACTCTACGGTTACGTCTCGATTTGCTCATACTGTTATCACCAGCAGACTTGTCAACAAGGTTAATGAATCCCaggaggctgtttttgaagtGGAATTACCTAAGACAGCTTTCATCACTAACTTCAGCAT gtCAATTGATGGAGAAACATATCCGGGAACA ATAAAGGAGAAAGCATCTGCACAAGAGCAATATGACATTGCGGTTTCACACGGTCAAAGTGCTGGCCTTGTCAA AACCACTGAAAGGAAACTAGAGCAGTTTCATGTTTCAGTCAATGTTGCATCAGACAGTAAGGTTACCTTTGAGCTGATATATGAGGAGTTGTTGAAGCGACAGCTGGGGAAGTATGAATTGTTATATAAGGTCAGACCTAAGCAGCTTGTTAAACACTTTCAG aTTGATGTCCACATCTTTGAACCCCAGGGTATAAATTTCCTGGAAACTGACAGCACCTTTATGACAAATGAGTTAACTGAAGCTCTTACAAAGGTGCAGAATGAGACCAAG gctcatattttatttaaaccaaCAATAGCTCAACAAAAGAAGAGTCCTGAACTTGAGGAAACCATCCTAGATGGAGACTTTATCATACGTTACGATGTTAAAAGGAGTGTCAGTGCAGGAGATATACAG ATCGTAAATGGGTAttttgtgcattactttgcacccAGTGAAATGCCAACATTTCCCAAAAATGTCATCTTTGTTGTAGATCAAAGTGGCTCTATGTCAGGCAGAAAAATTGAACAG ACAAGAGATGCCCTCCTGAAGATTTTGGAAGACCTCAGACCTGAAGATCATTTTAGCTTAATAACCTTTAATAGCCTGGTTACTGAATGGAAGAATACTTTGTTACAAGCAACTGGACAAAATGTGGAAAGTGCTAAAAGATATGTTAAAACTATTATGGCTCGTGGAG GAACAGATATCAGCAGTGCCCTACTGACTGCAGCAAACACACTGGATAAGGCCAACTATGCTGAGATATTGCAAGCACACAGCATTTCCATGATAATTTTGCTGACAGATGGTCAACCCACTGTTG GTGTTCAAGGTGTTGAAATAATTCAACAAAATATACAGAAGGCTATCAAAGGAAAATATGTCCTCTATTGCCTTGGCTTTGGTTTTGATGTCAGTTACAAGTTCCTTGAAAAGATGGCCCTAGATAATGGAGGAATAGCTCGTCGTATATATGAGGACTCTGATTCAGATTTGCAGCTCCAG gGCTTTTATCAAGAAGTGGCTACTCCCATATTAAAGGATATTGAAATACAGTATCCagaaaattccatcctggaaTTAACTCAGAACAGTTTCAAACTGTTTTTTGATGGTTCTGAAATTGTGGTAGCTGGAAAAATTGACAATGAACTTGACGTTTTGCCCGTGGAAATTCAAGCTCAGTCA caTACCAGTAACCTGATTTTTAAGGACAAAGCAAATgtaagagaaaaggagaaagtaTTTCAACATCAGAAGTACATTTTTGGAAATTTTATTGAGAGATTGTGGGCTTACTTAACCATTCAACAGCTGCTAGAAAAATC TATTTCAGCTCAAGAGGAACAGCAAAAAAACCAGCATGTGGCCCGAGCTTTGGAGCTATCTCTGAAGTACAGTTTTGTTACACCTCTCACTTCCCTGGTGGTCACCAAACCTGATGATCAACAGAAACTCCAGCTGGCAAATAAACCGACTGAATCTG ATAATGAGAAGTCTAGATTTACTGGATTTTCAG GTAACAAACGCTCAAAAATCCATAAAAAGAAAGTCTTAAGTTACAGAAGGCATCATGATGAGAGTATGT TAAGAAGTGATGGATATTTTGATGTTTCTCTAGCCAGGG ATTACAGTCAAAGAGTACCGAAAACTG GTCAAAGAGCTATACTGTTAGACATGACAGAACAATCACCAGACA ttttcagGACTGTTCAAACACCACAGCTTCTTA TCAACGAATATCCACATTTCCTCTTGCAACTGCCCAGACAAAATGATGTCATTTGTTTAAATACTGATGGACAGCCGCAAACTTCCATAAACCTAATATCAGATCCTGACAAAG GAATCTGTGTGACTGGTAAGCTTGGGAGAAATAGAAATCACTTTGTGCTGTTTGAAATTACCTACCTGGATCCTCATGTGCAACTCCATGTATCAAAGGAAGGCATTATGCTGAGCTATGGTGGTCATACCACCAAACTCCCATGGGCAAAGTCTGCCTCTTCTACAATCCAAAG GCTGAAGATTGCAGTTGAAAAGGACAGAAGTCTTACAATGTCAGCATCTGACAACATCAcaataaaaattgcttttgtaaagTCTCCAAATCGTTTCCTTGGATTATATTTCATGGACACTGACCATTTTTCTGACAAAGCCAGTGGACTTCTTG